ATGGTTTGCCTTGGATAACAATAAGACGCTGGTCACTGTTACCCAGTGGGGGGATTTGAATCAACCCAAAGGTTTTTTATTTTCAAAAATTCTAAATGCCTTACCTGAAGCTAAACTTGGCATCCCCACAGGGGTAAATGGCTTTTTACTTGAAGCCTTACAACAACGCTTTAAGAAACAAAGCTCTCTGAATCTAAGTCTAGATCAAATACCTCAGCCGCAGCTTACAGCACAACAGCTCAGTAAAATATCGACTTTAAGTCAACGCTCGATGCAGCCTGTGACGTTTATTTTGCCGAACTATAAACTTAAAGATGCTAAAAAAACGGAAAATTTAAGATTTAGCACTGCTTTTCATTATTACCCTCATGCATCCAACAAACTGCAACCGTGGCTTGCCGCCAATGCCAGTCAACAACTTTTTCCACGACAAATTAAACGTGTCCATATTCAACCGATCGATCCGCAAAATGTCGATGCTGACTTTAAAGTGTCTGTTGGTTTAGGTGTGATTCAAATTCCATTTCATTTTAAAGTTCGATTTAAACAAATGGATGCTTTGCAAACCCAATATCACGCAATAGGGGGTGATTTAAAATATGTGAAGGGTGGAATGAAACTTATTCCTCAAACACAAGGCACACTTTTTCAAATGACCAGCAGTCTAAAAATTGACAATCAAGCACCCTTTTTACTTCGTGCTATGCGAAGTATGCCTTATCACGATATCCTGCCTGCCGCAGGTGCAAACACAGTATATGCTTTAAAAATACACCAGAAACTAAAATAAACTCATGTGAGTTATTGTTTTTAAGTCTTTTTATTCAAAACATACAGACGTAAAAAAACCGCATCAATGTGCGGTTTTTTCGGAATTCTTATCAAGATTGGTGCGCTCAGAGAGATTCGAACTCCCGACCCCTTAGTTCGTAGCCAAGTGCTCTATCCAGCTGAGCTATGAGCGCGACGTCTTGATGGAGTGCATTATATATGTTTTTTAACGCTTGTTAAGTCTTTTTTAATAAAAACCCAATCAAACGTACAACAAATAAACGATAACCCAATATTCTTGATTTTTCGTGTAAATAAACAACAGATTTAGAGTTAAAAGCAATTAATCGATGCTCGTCGAACTCATCTATAGACGATCTATAAAGTTCAGAAATCTTGAATGAAAAAATACATTGAGGATGCTCAAACATCTACATCACTAAATTTTAGGCACAAAAAAACCGCTGCTAAAGCGGTTTAATGTTCAAGTTGGTGCGCTCAGAGAGATTCGAACTCCCGACCCCTTAGTTCGTAGCCAAGTGCTCTATCCAGCTGAGCTATGAGCGCGTAACTTGTGTCGTCTTAAAAGACTTACGTTTAAAATCTTTACTTATTGGTGCGCTCAGAGAGATTCGAACTCCCGACCCCTTAGTTCGTAGCCAAGTGCTCTATCCAGCTGAGCTATGAGCGCGACATAAGTAAAGTTGGCGGTGAGAGAGGGATTCGAACCCTCGATACAGTTGCCCGTATGCATCCTTAGCAGGGATGTGGTTTCAGCCACTCACCCATCTCACCGTAACGTGCCGCCATAATACAAAGTTCGGCATAGCACTGCAAGCACAGCCGTAAAAAAAAGTGCATATTTTTGCTCATTTAAATACTTTTTAAACAATTTATAATAATTCGTTCATTCCTTGAGCAAAAAATATTTCAAATTTTCCAATTATCTAAAATAATCCCAAAATCTAAAACTTACACAGTTTATTGCAATCATTTACGTGCAGTCTGCGCGTACATGACTTATGCTAAACCTATCTCCTATAGATAAATTTAAGACATGATGAAAAATTGGGTCGATCCTGAAGCAAAAGCTGAAGCCGAACGTTATGACAACCCTATTCCTAGCCGAACTTTGATTCTCGAAGTCGTAGAAAAAAATGAATCCCAGTCACATGCTGAACTGGTGGAATATTTTGAAATTGCTGACCAAAAAAGTATTGATGCTTTAAGTCACCGCCTGATTGCAATGGTACGTGATGGTCAGTTAATGAAAGATGGTTATAAGTTCCAAATTGCGGCAAAGCAACCTGAACATGAAGCGACGGTCTATATCAATTCCAAAGGTATGGGCACAGCAAATATTTCAGGTCAGGACGATTTACTTTTACCTGAACGTGAATTACGCCAAGTCTTTAATGGCGATCGCGTCAAAGTACGTCAGACTTCTGTCGATCGTAAAGGTAAAGCATGGGGCTTTATTACAGAAGTCGTGCAGCACCGCGTTAAACAAATTATTGGTAAAGTGGCAGTGCATGAGGGCGAATACTTTATTCAGCCCGGCAATCCGAATGCCCATCAGCCAATTACCTTAGAAAAAGAATTGATTGAACACGCCAAAGTAAATGTAGGCGATTCAGTTCGTATTGCGATTGATGACTATCCAACAAAAGAAGAATTGGCGACTGGTCACATCGTACAATCGATGGCAGACAAAGCCGATACTGAAATTATTATTCCGCAAACCATTTTAGAATTTGGTCTGCCTTACGAATTCCCTGAAGACGTAGTCAAAGAAGCCGAAAGCTTTAAAGAACCAAGTGCAAAAGATCGTGAAGGTCGTATCGACTTACGTGACTTAGCTTTAGTCACTATTGATGGTGAAGATGCACGTGACTTTGACGATGCAGTCTATGCCGAAAAACGTCCAGGTGGCGGTTACCGTGTCGTAGTTGCGATTGCCGATGTCAGTCACTATGTGCGTCCAGGTAAACCCTTAGATGATGAAGCACAAGAACGTGGTACATCGGTGTATTTTCCACATTTCGTCTTACCAATGTTGCCTGAAGCATTATCAAACGGACTTTGTTCACTCAATCCAAACGTTGACCGCTTATGTATGGTCTGCGACCTGAAACTGTCTCGTGCAGGTCGTGTGACAGGTTATGAGTTCTACCCTTCTGTAATGCATTCAAAAGCGCGTCTTACTTATGATCAAGTTGCGCAATATTTTGAAGGCGATAGCCAAGCCATTACTGAAGATCGTGATGTACGTAAATCCCTGAATACGCTATTCCAGTTGTATCAAGTGCTTAAAGGTCTTCGTGCTGAACGCCACGCAATGGAATTCGAAACTGTTGAAACATACATGACATTCGATGAACTCGGTGGAATCAACGAAATCTTACCGCGCACCCGCAATGATGCACATAAGCTGATTGAAGAATGTATGTTGCTTGCTAACGTTGCTGCTGCAGAATATTCATTAAAAAATGAAATTCCAATGCTATACCGTGTGCATGAGCCACCTGAATTCTCTCGCATTCAAAAAGTTCGCGATTTCGTTAAACTTTTAGGTTTGAATTTCCCTGAGCAACCAACTCAAGCTGATTATCAAGCGGTGATTGAAGCAACCAAAGATCGTATTGATGCGCCAAGTATTCATGCGGTTTTATTGCGTTCTATGATGCAGGCCTACTATGGTGCAAACAACGCAGGTCACTTCGGTTTGGCTTATGATGCCTATACGCATTTCACATCACCAATTCGTCGCTACCCTGACTTGCTATTACACCGTGCGATCAAAGCACAGTTAGCTAAAAAACCATATCCAATTTCAGGTGCTGCACTTGATGATGCCGGTGAACATTTCTCTGCAACAGAGCGCCGTGCAGATGAAGCCTCTCGTTCTGTAACCACTTGGCTGAAATGTCATTATATGAAACAGCATTTGGGCGAGGAATTTGTTGGGACTATCAGTGCTACTGCTGAATTTGGTTTGTTCGTCACCTTAAAAGACCTTTATGTTGATGGCATGATCCATGTCAGCCAACTCGGTGATGACTTCTTTGTGTTTGATCAAGCAAGTCAAAACTTAGTCGGTCAAAACCGTGGTCAAATCTTTGGTTTAGGCGATGAAGTTAAAATCAAAGTGGCAGGTGTAAACCTTGAAGAACGTAAAATTGACTTTGAACTGATTCAACAATTGTCTCATGCGGGTCGTCCAATTCGCGAACGTGCACCACGTGTGGCGAATAAAGCGAAAGCACCTCGTGTAGAGCCGCAAGAAGATGTCTTTATTAAAGACCGTCCCCGGCTTGCAAGTAGCGAAGACAACGGAGACCAGCCCAGACGAAAGAAAGGCAAAGGAAAGCCAAGCTCCTACAGCAAAAAGCCTGCTAAGAAATCTGCAGGAAAGTCTGAAACAAAGGCTAAAGATAAAGTAAAGAAAAAAGCCAAAGCGAAAAAGAAAAAATCCAATGCCAAAGCAAAGGGTGAATGATTTTTGCTAAATAAAAAGAGCGCTACGGCGCTCTTTTTGTTTTAATATATCCATATAAAAATAAGCTACTTAAAAACAATGAATCCGCAAAAGATCTCGAAATATGATTATCACAACTATGTCTTGTTCGCATTTTTCTTGCTGACGATCTCAGCGCTTTTTGCCATCTTTAGCTTAGATTTCACCCCAACGGATCACGTCAAAATATGTGCTTTCATTTTAGCAATCGTTATGTATTTGGTGATTTTGATCTACTTTTATATGCTCCATCGACAGGGTGAATGGGTCATTCCCCGCACATGGAAAAATGCAAAGAAAAAACCGAAATTCTATTTCTTACTGCTACTGCCTCTTTTTGCAATTTTGATTTGTTATTTGAATCTGGTGTTTTATCCCCCTCTACTGCATACCCTTGTTTTTGGTACACCTAGTGTCGTGACCGTTGAGACAAGTGCAGTGAAAGAGCAGACATATAAACATGGCGTCAGCTATTTTTTGGATACAGCGTATGATGGATCTGGTATTTTTCGACTCAGTTCAAATGAATATGAACACTATAAAAATCAGGTTTTACAGATAAAGCTGTCCGTCATCCAAGGGCAATTTGGGACTTACATCAAAAAGATCGAATCCATCCAAATTGTCAAAGCAACACAGAATAAATAGCACCCAAGGCTTGATTTATCCTTCTAGAAGCCTTACTTCTAGAATTAACACAGGAAATAAATCAGTAGACCGATATGACTTTAGAAAAGGCAACGTTGCCTGTACCACTGTTTGACCAAATTACACTTGCGGATTTAAAACAACAAATTGAAAACACTATTCAATCTGGACAGCAATTTTTAGATGCGTTGACTGCTACGCCTGAAAGCGTGGTCGAACAGTTAAAAACCCTAGAACAGATCGATACGCTTGAAAATGAGATGAGCGAATCATGGGGTGTACTTTCGCATTTAAATGCCGTGATGAATAACGCGGAAACACGCGAAGTTTATCAGTCTTTATTACCTGCACTGAGTGAATACTATACTGCACTCGGTCAACATACGGCGCTTTATCAAGCCTATCAGCACGTACATGACTCACCTGTATTTAACGACTTACCTGCTGCACAACAAAGTGCAATTAAACTTGCACTGCGTGACTTCAAATTGTCAGGCGTCGCTTTAGTAGGTGACGCGAAAAAACGTTATGCCGAAATCTCTGCACGTTTATCTCAGTTATCTTCTGATTTCTCCAATCACGTGTTAGACGCCACTCAAGCCTATTTCAAACCACTCAATGAAGAACAGCTTAAAGGTCTTCCTAAAAGTAGTATTGAGCTGCTTAAACAATATGGTCAGCAACGTGAGCTAGAACAGCCTGTCGCAACTTTAGATTTTCCGTCGTATTTAGCGATTATGACCTATGCTGAAAATCGTGAATTACGTGAAGAACTGTATAAAGCCTATACCACACGTGCATCAGATCAGTCTGATAAAACTGAATTTGATAATACGCCTGTCATCGAAGAAATCTTAAGTCTGCGTCATGAAATGGCACATTTACTCGGCTTTGACAGCTATGCAGATTTATCTTTAGCTAGCAAAATGGCACCGAGTGTTACTGCTGTCGATGAGTTTCTACGTGATTTGGCTGAACATGCTCGTGAACCTGCAACGAAAGAAATTGCTGAACTCAAAGCGATTGCTGCACAGGATGGCATTACCGAGTTACAACCGTGGGACAGCACGTATTATTCTGAAAAACTCAAAGTCCAGCAGTTCAATTTATCTCAAGAAGCCTTAAAACCGTATTTCCCTGCACCCAAAGTAGTAAAAGGTTTATTCAGCATCGTAAACCGCCTATACGGTATTAAAGTCATTGAACGTGAAGCGCCTGTTTGGCATCCCGATGCACGTTACTTCGAACTGGAAGATCAAGGTCAAGTGATTGGCGGTTTCTACTTTGACTTATATGCACGTCAAGGCAAACGTGGCGGTGCTTGGATGAGTGGCTTCCGTTCACGCATGCAAACTTCAAATGGCTTGCAAAAACCAATTTGCTATATGGTCGGTAACTTTACCCCTGCCATTGGTGATCAACCTGCCCTGCTCACCCATGATGAAGTGATTACTTTATTCCACGAATTTGGTCATGGCTTACATCATATGCTGACTGAAGTGGATAACATTGCTGTTGCGGGTACACATGGCGTAGCGTGGGATGCCGTAGAATTACCAAGTCAGTTTATGGAATTCTGGGCGTGGGATAAAGAAAGTTTAGATGTATTAAGTGAGCATATTGAGAGTAAAGAAACGCTACCTGCCGATTTA
This window of the Acinetobacter sp. NCu2D-2 genome carries:
- the rnr gene encoding ribonuclease R, translating into MMKNWVDPEAKAEAERYDNPIPSRTLILEVVEKNESQSHAELVEYFEIADQKSIDALSHRLIAMVRDGQLMKDGYKFQIAAKQPEHEATVYINSKGMGTANISGQDDLLLPERELRQVFNGDRVKVRQTSVDRKGKAWGFITEVVQHRVKQIIGKVAVHEGEYFIQPGNPNAHQPITLEKELIEHAKVNVGDSVRIAIDDYPTKEELATGHIVQSMADKADTEIIIPQTILEFGLPYEFPEDVVKEAESFKEPSAKDREGRIDLRDLALVTIDGEDARDFDDAVYAEKRPGGGYRVVVAIADVSHYVRPGKPLDDEAQERGTSVYFPHFVLPMLPEALSNGLCSLNPNVDRLCMVCDLKLSRAGRVTGYEFYPSVMHSKARLTYDQVAQYFEGDSQAITEDRDVRKSLNTLFQLYQVLKGLRAERHAMEFETVETYMTFDELGGINEILPRTRNDAHKLIEECMLLANVAAAEYSLKNEIPMLYRVHEPPEFSRIQKVRDFVKLLGLNFPEQPTQADYQAVIEATKDRIDAPSIHAVLLRSMMQAYYGANNAGHFGLAYDAYTHFTSPIRRYPDLLLHRAIKAQLAKKPYPISGAALDDAGEHFSATERRADEASRSVTTWLKCHYMKQHLGEEFVGTISATAEFGLFVTLKDLYVDGMIHVSQLGDDFFVFDQASQNLVGQNRGQIFGLGDEVKIKVAGVNLEERKIDFELIQQLSHAGRPIRERAPRVANKAKAPRVEPQEDVFIKDRPRLASSEDNGDQPRRKKGKGKPSSYSKKPAKKSAGKSETKAKDKVKKKAKAKKKKSNAKAKGE
- a CDS encoding M3 family metallopeptidase encodes the protein MTLEKATLPVPLFDQITLADLKQQIENTIQSGQQFLDALTATPESVVEQLKTLEQIDTLENEMSESWGVLSHLNAVMNNAETREVYQSLLPALSEYYTALGQHTALYQAYQHVHDSPVFNDLPAAQQSAIKLALRDFKLSGVALVGDAKKRYAEISARLSQLSSDFSNHVLDATQAYFKPLNEEQLKGLPKSSIELLKQYGQQRELEQPVATLDFPSYLAIMTYAENRELREELYKAYTTRASDQSDKTEFDNTPVIEEILSLRHEMAHLLGFDSYADLSLASKMAPSVTAVDEFLRDLAEHAREPATKEIAELKAIAAQDGITELQPWDSTYYSEKLKVQQFNLSQEALKPYFPAPKVVKGLFSIVNRLYGIKVIEREAPVWHPDARYFELEDQGQVIGGFYFDLYARQGKRGGAWMSGFRSRMQTSNGLQKPICYMVGNFTPAIGDQPALLTHDEVITLFHEFGHGLHHMLTEVDNIAVAGTHGVAWDAVELPSQFMEFWAWDKESLDVLSEHIESKETLPADLLKSLLDARFFQSGMQTLRQLEFALFDLSIHKATSALNAEQVQQTLNEIRAQYTVLPTTAYNRFQHSFSHIFAGGYAAGYYSYKWAEVLASDAFDRFENEGIFNTETGKAFRKNILAVGGKDTALDAFVNFRGREPKIDALLRHQGWTNGAKNA